One genomic segment of Actinoplanes ianthinogenes includes these proteins:
- the rsmG gene encoding 16S rRNA (guanine(527)-N(7))-methyltransferase RsmG yields the protein MTDPRFGAGDDGPGVTTPGPSSVPASSSSYAARPGLAQNAPSSSAEVSRDVSAVDVSQPPAVAREVFGDRLALAGEFAQLLATEGVVRGLIGPRETPRIWERHLVNCGVITHLFPIGASVVDVGSGAGLPGIVLAVARPDLGITLVEPLARRTAFLTEVVDELGLDNVTVVRGRAEEVVGQVGEADVVTARAVAALDKLAGWCLPLARVGGRLLALKGSSAEEEIDEHRAAIARIGGGEPVIRLCGVGLIDPPATVVEVVKERAVGGSGARSGSGSGVGSGGPVRGAGKGSGGRRSGGARGSDQGRGGGRGNNRRG from the coding sequence ATGACCGACCCACGCTTCGGCGCGGGTGACGACGGCCCGGGTGTCACGACGCCCGGGCCGTCGTCTGTCCCCGCCTCTTCCTCGTCCTATGCGGCGCGTCCCGGGCTGGCGCAGAACGCGCCGTCCTCGTCGGCCGAGGTCTCTCGTGACGTCTCCGCGGTGGACGTGTCGCAGCCGCCGGCCGTGGCTCGGGAGGTGTTCGGCGATCGGCTGGCGCTGGCAGGGGAGTTCGCGCAGCTGCTGGCGACCGAGGGTGTGGTGCGCGGGCTGATCGGCCCGCGCGAGACGCCGCGCATCTGGGAACGTCACCTGGTCAACTGTGGGGTTATCACCCATTTATTCCCTATCGGCGCTTCTGTCGTAGACGTGGGCTCCGGGGCCGGTTTGCCCGGTATCGTGCTCGCAGTGGCTCGACCGGATCTTGGCATCACGCTGGTCGAGCCGCTGGCTCGGCGTACCGCTTTCCTGACCGAGGTGGTCGACGAGCTGGGCCTGGACAACGTCACGGTCGTCCGCGGGCGGGCCGAGGAGGTCGTCGGGCAGGTCGGTGAGGCGGACGTGGTCACCGCTCGGGCGGTGGCGGCGCTGGACAAGCTTGCCGGGTGGTGCCTGCCGCTGGCTCGGGTCGGGGGCAGGTTGCTGGCGCTCAAGGGGTCGTCGGCGGAGGAGGAGATCGACGAGCACCGGGCCGCGATCGCGCGGATCGGTGGTGGCGAGCCGGTGATCCGGCTCTGCGGGGTCGGGTTGATCGATCCGCCGGCGACGGTCGTGGAGGTCGTCAAGGAGCGGGCCGTGGGGGGCTCGGGTGCGCGGTCGGGCTCGGGTTCCGGTGTGGGCTCGGGCGGGCCGGTTCGGGGTGCGGGTAAGGGTTCGGGTGGTCGCCGGTCCGGGGGCGCCCGGGGATCGGATCAGGGCCGCGGTGGCGGGCGGGGGAACAACCGGAGGGGTTAG
- the dnaA gene encoding chromosomal replication initiator protein DnaA gives MADQVDLGKLWQDTLSELSEEIASRQQRAYLRFTRLRAIVEDTALLSVPDAYTRDVIELRLRPAITEALTRRLNRPIQVAVTVRPPEDGSGIPGTVYGTPVQPEPQVRPEPQPMHYSDAPRPADPRPYQPELPTYPAEPPYQPPTFGPPEHAPEQYPTGSAQHSAPPPAPFVRNDGQEALFADPMPAMPPAHTPPPVNRSTPPRTPEKNELPNELGPAPMQNNRRDDPMPSRAGDNGPGRPPVDLRGPGASPRPGGQDGNRLNPKYMFETFVIGSSNRFAHAAAVAVAESPAKAYNPLFIYGSSGLGKTHLLHAIGHYATTLGHARSVRYVSTEEFTNDFINSLRDDKTQAFQRRYRDVDILLIDDIQFLENRERTQEEFFHTFNTLHNANKQIVISSDRSPRQLATLEDRMRTRFEWGLLADIQPPDLETRIAILQKKAAQERMYAPDDVLEFIASRVSNSIRELEGALIRVTAFASLTRSPVQLSLAEEVLRDFMPDGAGPEITADQIMVSTADYFGVSLEDLRGHSRSRVLVNARQVAMYLCRELTDLSLPRIGQAFGGRDHTTVMHADRKIRQHMAERRSLYNQIAELTNRIKQQNT, from the coding sequence GTGGCCGATCAGGTCGACCTGGGCAAGCTGTGGCAGGACACGCTCAGCGAATTGTCCGAGGAGATCGCTTCGCGGCAGCAGCGTGCCTATCTCCGGTTCACCCGGTTGCGGGCGATCGTCGAGGACACCGCGCTGCTGTCGGTTCCGGACGCGTACACCCGCGACGTGATCGAGCTGCGCCTGCGCCCGGCGATCACCGAGGCGCTCACCCGCCGGCTGAACCGTCCGATCCAGGTGGCCGTCACGGTTCGCCCGCCGGAGGACGGCAGCGGCATCCCGGGCACGGTCTACGGCACCCCGGTCCAGCCGGAGCCGCAGGTCCGCCCCGAGCCGCAGCCGATGCACTACTCGGACGCGCCGCGCCCCGCCGACCCCAGGCCGTATCAGCCGGAGCTGCCGACATACCCGGCGGAGCCGCCCTACCAGCCGCCCACCTTCGGACCGCCGGAGCACGCACCGGAGCAGTACCCGACCGGATCCGCGCAGCACTCCGCCCCGCCGCCGGCGCCCTTCGTGCGCAACGACGGGCAGGAGGCGCTCTTCGCCGACCCGATGCCGGCCATGCCGCCCGCGCACACGCCGCCGCCGGTCAACCGGTCGACGCCGCCGCGCACCCCGGAGAAGAACGAGCTGCCCAACGAGCTCGGTCCGGCCCCGATGCAGAACAACCGCCGGGACGACCCGATGCCGAGCCGGGCCGGCGACAACGGGCCCGGCCGCCCGCCGGTCGACCTGCGCGGTCCCGGCGCCTCGCCGCGTCCCGGCGGGCAGGACGGCAACCGGCTCAACCCGAAGTACATGTTCGAGACGTTCGTCATCGGCTCGTCCAACCGGTTCGCGCACGCCGCCGCGGTCGCGGTGGCCGAGTCGCCGGCGAAGGCGTACAACCCGCTCTTCATCTACGGCAGCTCCGGGCTGGGGAAAACGCACCTCCTGCACGCCATCGGTCACTACGCCACCACCCTGGGCCACGCGCGCTCGGTGCGCTACGTCTCGACCGAGGAGTTCACCAACGATTTCATCAACAGCCTGCGGGACGACAAGACGCAGGCGTTCCAGCGCCGATACCGCGACGTCGACATCCTGTTGATCGACGACATCCAGTTCCTGGAGAACCGCGAGCGGACGCAGGAGGAGTTCTTCCACACGTTCAACACGCTGCACAACGCGAACAAGCAGATCGTCATCAGCTCCGACCGGTCGCCGCGCCAGCTCGCGACGCTGGAGGACCGGATGCGCACCCGCTTCGAGTGGGGCCTGCTCGCCGACATCCAGCCGCCCGACCTCGAGACGCGTATCGCGATCCTCCAGAAGAAGGCCGCCCAGGAGCGGATGTACGCACCGGACGACGTGCTGGAGTTCATCGCGTCCCGGGTCTCCAACTCGATCCGCGAGCTCGAGGGCGCCCTGATCCGGGTAACCGCGTTCGCCAGCCTCACCCGCTCCCCGGTGCAGCTCTCGCTGGCCGAGGAGGTGCTGCGCGACTTCATGCCGGACGGCGCCGGCCCGGAGATCACCGCTGACCAGATCATGGTCTCCACCGCCGACTACTTCGGCGTCTCCCTGGAGGACCTGCGCGGACACTCCCGCAGCCGGGTCCTGGTCAACGCCCGCCAGGTCGCCATGTACCTCTGCCGCGAGCTGACCGACCTCTCCCTGCCCCGCATCGGACAGGCCTTCGGCGGCCGCGACCACACCACGGTCATGCACGCCGACCGCAAGATCCGTCAGCACATGGCCGAGCGCCGCTCGCTCTACAACCAGATCGCCGAGCTGACCAACCGGATCAAACAGCAAAACACCTGA
- the rnpA gene encoding ribonuclease P protein component, with the protein MLAATQRLRRSADFAAAIRGGRRAGRGTLVVHLLIDEPAHATTARAGFVVSKAVGNAVVRNKVRRRLRHLVRPLLAELPPGASLVVRALPPAAQAGFADLATDLEGALASARRPRRPR; encoded by the coding sequence GTGCTGGCCGCGACGCAGCGACTGCGGCGTAGCGCGGACTTCGCCGCAGCGATCCGCGGTGGCCGTCGGGCCGGCCGCGGGACCCTGGTCGTCCACCTGCTTATCGACGAGCCGGCGCACGCCACCACGGCGCGCGCCGGCTTCGTCGTATCCAAAGCCGTGGGCAACGCGGTGGTCCGCAACAAGGTTCGGCGCCGGCTGCGCCACCTGGTCCGGCCGCTGCTCGCCGAGCTTCCGCCCGGAGCCTCACTGGTCGTGCGTGCACTGCCGCCCGCCGCCCAGGCCGGGTTCGCCGACCTCGCCACCGATCTGGAGGGCGCGCTGGCGTCCGCCCGTCGACCCCGGCGGCCGCGATGA
- the yidC gene encoding membrane protein insertase YidC: MSLDWIYYAISWILLRWHALWDAIGIPDDRVLGTNWAWVLSIFFLVVTLRVILFPVFVKQIKSQRAMQALQPKVKALQEKHKGDRETLQKEMMELYRTEKANPLMGCLPMVLQIPVFLGLFHVLRHLNPALPENLKTIYGWSLEQFNSASAAHLFNAPISAKFGSTPEELAALGANGTTVKILAAILILLMMTTTFLTSRQMILKTGWAEDPQQKMIQRLMLYGIPFSLLISGSLFPIGVVIYWVTNNLFTLAQQQWVLRKFPPPQMAGKAGSTARPANATASDMKAKNPVQPGRSGGLFSRKKDAEEPAVPVVDTKALAPKPGAKPVNPKKGARPANKPKG; encoded by the coding sequence TTGAGTCTCGACTGGATCTACTACGCCATTTCGTGGATCCTCCTTCGCTGGCATGCCCTGTGGGACGCGATCGGCATTCCGGACGACCGCGTGCTCGGTACCAACTGGGCCTGGGTCCTCTCGATCTTCTTCCTGGTGGTGACGCTGCGCGTCATCCTCTTCCCGGTCTTCGTCAAGCAGATCAAGAGCCAGCGGGCCATGCAGGCGTTGCAGCCCAAGGTGAAGGCGCTGCAGGAGAAGCACAAGGGTGACCGGGAGACGCTCCAGAAGGAAATGATGGAGCTGTACCGGACCGAGAAGGCGAACCCGCTGATGGGCTGCCTTCCGATGGTCCTGCAGATCCCGGTCTTCCTCGGTCTCTTCCACGTGCTGCGCCACCTGAACCCGGCGCTCCCGGAGAATCTGAAGACGATCTACGGCTGGTCGCTGGAGCAGTTCAACAGCGCGTCGGCGGCGCACCTGTTCAACGCCCCGATCAGCGCCAAGTTCGGGTCGACCCCGGAGGAGCTCGCCGCGCTCGGCGCGAACGGCACCACGGTCAAGATCCTGGCCGCCATCCTGATCCTGCTGATGATGACCACCACGTTCCTCACCAGCCGGCAGATGATCCTCAAGACCGGCTGGGCCGAGGACCCGCAGCAGAAGATGATCCAGCGGCTGATGCTCTACGGCATCCCGTTCTCGCTGCTGATCTCCGGCTCGCTGTTCCCGATCGGTGTGGTCATCTACTGGGTGACGAACAACCTGTTCACCCTGGCCCAGCAGCAGTGGGTGCTGCGGAAGTTCCCGCCGCCGCAGATGGCCGGCAAGGCCGGTTCGACCGCCCGCCCGGCGAACGCGACCGCCAGCGACATGAAGGCGAAGAACCCGGTGCAGCCGGGCCGCAGCGGTGGCCTGTTCAGCCGGAAGAAGGACGCCGAGGAGCCGGCCGTCCCGGTCGTCGACACCAAGGCGCTCGCGCCCAAGCCCGGCGCCAAACCGGTGAATCCGAAGAAGGGCGCCCGGCCAGCGAACAAACCCAAGGGATGA
- a CDS encoding protein jag produces MTDTSTPPASESTAAAAPAAETAASADSAASSEETSAEAKKSETVTSDSDLFRQSEIAADYVEGLLDILDYDGDIDELVSAGRPMVEVVGGRLQPLVGQRGATLEALQELTRLAVFRATGSPSRLLLDIGGYRASRRKELAAVARNAVEKVKEHGEAVRLEPMSAFERKCVHDVVNAIAGVQSESEGVEPNRRIVVRAAE; encoded by the coding sequence GTGACCGACACCAGTACTCCCCCCGCTTCCGAGTCGACCGCCGCGGCCGCCCCGGCCGCGGAAACGGCCGCATCGGCCGACTCGGCCGCATCGTCGGAGGAGACCTCCGCGGAGGCGAAGAAGTCGGAGACCGTCACGTCGGACAGTGACCTGTTCCGGCAGAGCGAGATCGCGGCGGACTACGTCGAGGGTCTGCTGGACATCCTCGACTACGACGGCGACATCGACGAGCTGGTCTCGGCCGGCCGTCCGATGGTCGAGGTGGTCGGTGGGCGGCTCCAGCCGCTGGTCGGCCAGCGGGGCGCCACGCTCGAGGCGCTCCAGGAGCTGACCCGTCTGGCCGTCTTCCGGGCCACCGGCTCGCCGAGCCGGCTGCTGCTGGACATCGGTGGGTACCGCGCGTCTCGGCGCAAGGAGCTCGCCGCGGTGGCCCGCAACGCCGTCGAGAAGGTCAAGGAGCACGGCGAGGCGGTCCGCCTGGAGCCGATGTCGGCCTTCGAGCGCAAGTGCGTGCACGACGTCGTCAACGCGATCGCCGGGGTGCAGAGCGAGTCCGAGGGCGTCGAGCCGAACCGTCGCATCGTGGTTCGTGCGGCGGAGTGA
- the rpmH gene encoding 50S ribosomal protein L34 — protein sequence MSKRTYQPNNRRRAKTHGFRLRMRTRAGRAILSARRGKGRDKLSA from the coding sequence GTGAGCAAGCGCACCTACCAGCCGAACAACCGCCGGCGCGCCAAGACCCACGGCTTCCGGCTGCGCATGCGCACCCGTGCCGGCCGTGCCATCCTTTCCGCCCGCCGTGGCAAGGGCCGCGACAAGCTGTCGGCCTGA
- the yidD gene encoding membrane protein insertion efficiency factor YidD yields the protein MSLAARLLSACVVAYRRYLSPVLPARCRFYPSCSAYAQEALARHGALRGTGLTIWRLLRCHPFHPGGFDPVPDPSRHRPADVTGA from the coding sequence ATGAGCCTGGCTGCCCGGCTCCTGAGCGCGTGCGTCGTCGCGTACCGTCGATACTTGAGTCCGGTGCTGCCGGCCCGTTGTCGGTTCTACCCCTCGTGCAGTGCGTACGCCCAGGAGGCACTGGCGCGGCACGGTGCTCTGCGAGGGACAGGCCTGACGATCTGGCGGCTCCTGCGTTGTCATCCCTTCCACCCTGGCGGGTTCGACCCGGTGCCTGACCCAAGCCGTCACCGTCCTGCCGATGTGACTGGAGCTTAG